Part of the Phycisphaerae bacterium genome, GGCGATTGACCAGACTCAGCCGCGTTGGTTCCTCTTCAACAATCGCTCGAAAGGCATCCGGAATGGAGCGTCGCGACAAATCGATCGGATCGCGCCCGGTCAGCATGCGATAGCCCAGCACCCCCAGGGCGTACACGTCCGATCGGGCGTCGAGCGATTCGATATTGCCGCGCACCTGCTCCGGGCTCATGTAGGCCGGCGTGCCGACCCACTTTCGGGCATCCGTTCGCATCGTCACCGCGGCAAGGTCCGAATCCGTGACCCGGGCAACGCCAAAGTCCAGCACTTTCGGCTGTCCGGTCGAATCGACGAGGATGTTGCTCGGCTTCAGATCGCGATGAATCACGTTGTTGAGATGGGCGTGCTCGACGCCGTCGCAGACTTTTGCAAGCAGTTCCAGCCGTGCATCAGGCGTCAGGACGTTCTCAACGCAGAAATCGGTCAGCGGTAGGCCGTCGACCAGTTCCATCGCGAAGAAAGGCTGCATGCCGGAATTGATCTCGGCGATGCCCGCTTCATAGATATGAGCGATGGCGATGTGATGAAGACGCCCGAGAACGAGCGCCTCCTTCTCGAATCGGCGCACCATGTCGGAGCTGATCAGACCCGACCGCAAAACCTTGAGCGCAACGATGCGCTGGGTGAGCGGCTGCTCCGCCTCGTAAACGAAACCCATGCCGCCGCGCCCCAGCTCACGAAGAATTCGGTATTCGCCGATGCGCTCGGGGGTCTTGACTGTGCGCGCATCGGCCGCCTCAACCTGCAGACGCGCCGCATCAATGAGAAGGTCGTCTGGATTGTTTGAGGGAACGTGCGGAGCCATCATTAAACACGTGCGGGATTATTTGTTTCCTTTCACCGCAGGAAGGGGCGATCCGGCGGCGGACGTCATCGATAGTACATGATTCGCGAATCCGAACCGAGACGTTCCCGCAATCGACTGACTGCCCGAATTCGCATCAAGTGGACTGCGCCCGGCGACTTGTTCATTCGGGTCGCGACTTCGGACACGCCCAGACCCTCCAGAAAAATCCAACGAATGATGTTGGACCAATCCGCCGGCAATGCGTTGATTTCGGCTTCAAGTATGTCGCGAAGCTCTTTGCCCATCGCGTGCCATGACGGCGACGCCATGCCGCCGGTCAGCAGATCATTAAGCCACGCAAGGTCGCCATCGGTGTCGGATGTGGACACCCGGTCGCCGGGCTGTGGCCGTTTGTCCCGCTCCAGCGATTGAATCGCATCGCGCAGGTTGTTTTCAGCGATTCGCCGCAGCCAGCTTCGAAAAGATCGGGAATCCCCTTTGAAATGAGAAATCTGCAGAAAAGCCTCCATGTAGGTGACCTGCATCACATCGTTCGGTTCGAGGACCGACTGCCACTTCGGGTTGATCTCCAGATGCTCCCGAATGGCCGGACCGTGGCGCCGCAGCAATTGCGCGATGGCGTCGCGATCGTCAGCCCGAGCGCGGAGCAATAGTTGTTCGTCGGAGGACTCAAACTCGCCGCCGGGCGACGTGGACATGCTTGACGACCGCCTTGTGAATCGATCAACGCTGGAATCCGTCCGCTCGATGCGCCGCGGCTCGCAGACATCCCCTGCAAGCCGCTCCGCGCAGCGCCCGGAAGCTCCGCGCCTCGTTCACATTGTATCATCGAACCAAACGTGTGAACGCGAATTCCGCCGTGGCCTGGATAAAGGTCATCTCCGGCGGGCACGAGTGAATTCGCCGTCTGCCGGTTCGCGCCCCGGGAACAGCGGCGAAATCGGCAGGATTCACTCTCGCTCGGCCCGGATAAGCAGGACATCCTGAACCGGCTGTTCTCCGTTCAGCGGGACGGCCGCGATGTCATCAACGACATCCATGCCTTCGATAACCCGGGCAAAGACGGTGAATCCGCCGTTCTGGTTGTCGAGGTTCTGGGAATTGTCTTTCAGATTGACGAAGAACTCGGATGTGGCCGAATTGGGATCGCCGCCAACTTTGGCCATGGCGACCGTGGCTCGCAGGTTGCTGCGCGTCGGGCTGAATTCATTGACGATCGGTGGCCGTCGGCCTTCGGGTCGTACCAGACCCGGAAGAAATCCACCACCCTGCACGACAAAATCAGGCACAACACGATGGAAAATCGTGCCGTCATAAAAGCCGTCAGTGACATACTGGAGAAAATTGCTGGTGGTAACAGGCGCATCATCCACCAATTCGAAGACAATGTCACCCAGCGACGTGGTCAAGCGGACAAGATTTGCCGTGACAACCCGGAATTCACCACTAAGAGAAGCCGTTCCGGTATCCGGATTCTCCACGATCACGTCATAATCACCCAGCGTGGCTCGGCTGAGATCAAAATCGACGGTCAACTGCTGGGATGAATCGCGGGTGACGTTGGTCGCGTCGATCCGAGTCGCGCCGCGCTGAAGCCGCGCCGTGGCTCCCTCGGCAAAATTCGCGCCCATCAATCGCAATCCATTCAAGTTCGTGCCCACTTCGCCGTATCGCTCTGAAATGGACGTCAATGCGATTTCATCGGAGGTGACCACGACCTGCACGAACACGAAATCCGACTGCCCCTGATCGTCGAAGACATCGAGGCGAACGAAGTACTCACCCGGTGCGGCAAACGTGTGCGAAACCTGGAGGCCGCCATCGGGTGATTTCACCCCGTCGCCAAAATCCCAATCGTATCGAACGATCTCGCCGTCGGGGTCGGTGCTCCGCGAGGCGTTGAACCGCACGAGAAGCGGGTTCACATCGTCGATTTCGAACCGGAATCGGGCCTCAGGCACGCCGTTAAGGAAAAGCGTCCGCTCCGTGAATGCCCTGCCGCCGCGATCGTCCTTGACTGTCAGCCGCACCGTGTACAGTCCGGCGCGTTCAAACGCATACTCGACATCTGAACCAATCGCCTGACCACCATCGCCAAAATCCCAGCGATATTCAACTATCGAGCCGTCAGGATCGCGGCTCCGCGAGGCGTCGAATCTGCGCGTGATGCCGAGAGCGGGCTCTGCCGGTGTGACCTCCTGGACCGAAAATGTCGGAACCGGCAACTGATTCGGGCTTAAAACCGTTACGGGCAATGCGCCCGTTGCGATCAACTCGGCCGGACGTTGACCGATGACGTCTGCCAGAGAGTACAGCCGTACCGTGACCGTGAAGGTGCCGCTGGCCGAATAGACGTGCGAAATTCGCTTCCCGCGCTCACGGTCAAGCCCGCGCTTGGCGGAGCCGTCGCCGAACTCCCAACTGATCTCGAAGGCATCCGGATAGGAGCGCAAATCGACTTCAAACGTGCGTTCCGCGGCATCTTCGCGCGGCGAGGATGCAATGATGGCCGGCGGCCCGCGCAGCGCATCGATCAACCGCAGGTTCGCACTGGAGTCGCAGGTTCCGCCCGTCATTCCAAGCGAACCCGTCGCGCAAGTCAGCAAGAAAAGCCAATGAAAACGCTTCATGACGAAGGTACCCCTCCACCGCCCCGTGCATTGCAAAATGGCTGGTCGCCGCAACTTGACGGCCCCCACCGCCCAGCGTGTCGAGCCGCAGCCCTTCCGATCATACGCCGACGTCATCGCGCTTTCAGCATTTCTTGCCGATAACCGGGAAAAGACTGCCGCTTCCGGCCAATGGGGGCGCGACAATCATTTTTCAGGCGGACTGGGCGGGACATCATCACGGAAGTTCGCAGCAGACTCGGGCTGAAATGACGGCATGCTCCGATAACCGATGGGCTGTACGGAATCACATGGACTCGTCGGACCGGGGTCTCAAGCGGCCCGATATTCGTGCCGATAGAAATGACCGAGGCTGTGGGTCTTCCGCCGATTGGCGGGACAGCCTGGCTTGGAGGGTCCGAGTAACGGCGAGCTCGGACCCTCTTTTTTTATGCGCGTGATTCCGGCCGATGAATGCCACAAATATGGCACATTTGCCGGTCTCTTACCTGGCGAATAGACGGCCAAGCCACATCAAGTTGGGCAGTGGATGCCGCGACTACCGCATCGCGCGAACACGTGCGACGAAGTCGGAGAGCTGCTGGATCGTCGCGCGGCCCGGCAATTCGTGCTCGATTCCCGCAAAATGGAAACCCAGGCCAAGCCGACGCTGCCCGTCCATCACACAATGCCGGTACATGCCGTCCAGCAACAGCGATTCGCCCGGACGTGTCGTGATTTCCACTCCGACGACTTCGCCTGAAGACAACCGTGGATTCTGATCGGCGCGTGTCTCAATCAGCACGCCGCCCATCGAAATGTTGGCGACCCGCCCCGAACAAACCGGCCACGCCACAGCGCCTTCCGTCGGTACGCCGCCCTCCCAGATCTTGGCGGCGACAAATGTGTTCTCAGGGACGATCACGCGCTGATAGGCGCGGCGTTGAATGGCCCGGACCTGACTGGGCAGTCTCAGAACGACGCCGACGTTCGTTCGACCGTCCGCGTTCTTCTCAGGCTGCGCGGTGACGACATGAGTGAGAAACAGGCACTTCTTGTGGCCGCGCCGAAATGAGACGCCGACCTGCTCACCCGTCCCGGGAAATCGGTTTTCACCAGATTCAGGGGCATCCTCTTCAATCACAACCTGGATTATTCCGTTGCCGGCGTCAAATCGACGAAAAACCGACCGCAGACTTACCCAACGGCCTTCCATCGCAAATGAGATATTCGCCTCAACCTGCTTCTCGACGGCCCAATTCAGAACGGCCGTCTGCGAGTCGGATTCGACTGGAGCTGTCACATGGGTCATGTTCATGCCTTTGCAATGAATTCGGCCGTACCAATTCCGTCGGCACCGAGTGCCCGACGCAGGTTCGCGATCTTTCGCGCGTCCTTCTCGCTACAGACAAACTGGAGTCCCAGTAAGGTGCATCCTTCACTACCCGGCATCATGTTCGAAACCGTGGCCGGAAGTTCGATGCGATCAATGCCGGGAAGTTCGAAGGATGTCATCAAACGCTCATGGCGATCAACGTTCATCGCCACCGCATCTTCGACCCGACAGGCGATCCCATCGGCGCTGATGTTAAGCAGTGCCGCCTGATACTGGTGCGTCCGGCCGTTGCGCGTCCATGACAACGACACCTTGGAGGACGGAGCCAGGCTCGCGCGGAAGAATCGTCTGCGTTCCATTACGACCAGTTCGCACGGTCGCTCAAAAGCCAGCGTTTGTGTTTCGCCCCAACGAGGCGAGCTCGTGATTCGTGTGCGAAACATGAATCGCCGCTCACCATAGATCTGGCCGTCGCAATGCGTGTCGATGACTCGGCGGAGATCAATCGCCGGTCGTCCGGTCACTTTCATCAGAATGGCCTGAGAGTCCCCGGCGATGACGAAACCGTTGATTGTTGCTCCGCGAAACTCCGGGGACTCGAGAATAACCGGAACCTGCTGCCGGACAGCCGATTCGAGTGCCTGAGCCGTGGCATCCTGATCAAGTTTGATGGCGTGACGCATCGAAGCGCTCCCGATCACCGCATCGGCGCGTGCGATCGCAATACAGGACAGCGGACCTTCCGCCCGGTGGAACCGCGAGCGTGGCCTTACATGAACTGTATGAAATCTCGGAGATTACGAGAGATTACTTAAGATACGACCCGCCCGCCCAGATTCACGACACGCGGAATCTCCTGCGTGGGAAGTCGCACGTCGAGCAGCATCATCTCATCGCTATAGGACGTGTGCAGAATGTGACCGTACTGGCTTACATAGGCCAGTAATCGACCGTTTGAACTGGAAGTCTCGATTTGAACTCGTGCGTATCGATGCCGCATGAGTTCGATAACACGCTCGGACAACCGGGGAATTCCCTGTCCAGTCTGCGCGGATATCTCGATCGCATCATCAAGCTCATTGCGGAGCAGATGGATCGACGAATCGTCTTGGAGCGCGTCGACCTTGTTGAGTACGTTGATTCTCGGAATATCGGAGCATCCAAGCTCCACCAGAACATGTTCAACCGCTCTGACCTGCCCTGCGGCGTCATGACTCGATGCGTCGATCACGTGCAGCAACAGATCAGAGTGAATTGCCTCCTCAAGCGTGGCCCGAAAGCTCGCCACGAGATGGTGTGGCAAATTCCGCACAAATCCCACCGTATCGGAAAGCAGCGAACTTTGCCCGCCGCCGAGGTCCCACCGACGGGTTTTTGTATCGAGAGTGGCGAACAGTTTGTCCTCGACGAGGGTATTCGCCCCCGTCAACGCATTCATCAGCGTGCTCTTGCCCGCGTTGGTGTAGCCGACAAGGCTGACCGTGAAATGGTCGCTTCGTGACCGAACCTCGCGCAGCTTGCGATTGTCGATCTGCTGAAGCTGCTCCCGCAGAAAGGTCACGCGCTTCTGGACAAGGCGACGGTCAATTTCGATCTGACGCTCACCAGGGCCGCGCGTACCGATTCCCCCGACCGCGCCGGCTCCCTGACCACCGCCGGCTCCTGCGATTCGCTCGAGGTGAGTCCACATGCCGCGCAGCCGCGGCGCGGTATACTCCAACTGGGCCAACTCAACCTGAAGCCTGGCGGCATGGGTGCGGGCCCGGCTGGCGAAAATATCGAGTATCAACTCAGTCCGATCGATGACCCGTCTCTTGGCAATTTTCTCAATCTCGCGGATTTGAGACGGAGCCAGGTCATTATCAAAGATGATGATATCGGCCGACTTGTCCGCAGCGTACAACGCCAGTTCCGCTGCCTTGCCGCTCCCGATGCATGTAGCGGGGCAGACGGTTGGCCGGCGCTGAACCATTCGACCGACAATCTCAGCGCCGGCGGCCGAGGCCAGGGCGGCAAGTTCAGACAGCGGATCGTATCGCGTCACGCCTCGATCTTGATCGGGAAGAATCAGTCCGACGAGTACGGCTTTTTCCGCAGCGACGCCGTTAGAGATACGTTTTACTTCTTTCAAGTGGCTCCTTGTCGATTCGGAACGCACTGCTCGTTTCTTATCCCGCTCACAGAACGCAGCAGAACGGCGGTGGCCGAACCTATCATTCTAGAAATCATTTGAAGCGACGGTCAAATTCTGTTTGCCACCGCAGTATGTCGCCCCCGCGGAGGAATCGAGCGATGCGGACGGATTCGACTTAATTTCCAACCGAATGATGCCGACTAGATTCCCGACGGACTTCGAAATCGAAGTATACCACAAGGCGGCCCCCATTCGGAAGATCGATCATGCTTGAGTTTCACGCAGCCAGCGATCGGGCAGCTCGATTTGCAATTGAAACCGGCAACATGCCGAACCTGTTCGTCATACACGCGCTTCAGCGATGCGAAGGCTACGAACCGTGCTTCGGTCGATCAGAGAGCCTCTGCCCTCGATCGCACTGTCGATGGTTCAGCAGTTGCATGTCACTGACCCAGTTCGATCCGGACGCGCGGTCCCGGCGGCTTCCGAACAATCTGATTTCCGAACCGGAGGAACGATCAGTTCCCCTCAGCGTTCTCGGACTGCCCCACCCGGCATACTCCGGTCGACCGCGGCCCGCGATCCCCGGCGCGACCCGATCGCCGACGGCGGATGCCGAGGAATCGAAACCTTCCGTTCGCCGACCGCCGACGAGAGGGCTCCCGAATCGTCGCTCCGTACCACGCAAATCAAAACCCCCGGTGGCCAATCCGTAACCCGGTCGCGGTGCCGATCCGAGTGGTCCCCTTTCCTGCGATTTCAGCCGTCCTCCGCCGCAACTCGGCGTTTCCAAGCTGACCACATGCCCCTGACGCGGCTCGCCCTTTCGTGTTTCGACGAAACGCGAGTTGTCCGGCATTCATCAGCGTCAACTGAAATGCGTCGACCGTCTCATCGTCGGGTGTCTCGAATGCCACGCCTTCGACCGCGTTCCAGGGAATGAGATTCACGCAAGTCGGCAGTCCGCTCAAATAGTGCGTTAACTCTCGAGCGTGCTCAATCTGATCATTCAATCCTTTGATCAATACATACTCGATCAGGACGTGGCCACCGGCGCGGACGGGATAATCGGCGATCGCCTTGCGAAGTTCCGCCATCGGCTCAAGTTGGTTAATGGGCATGATCTGC contains:
- a CDS encoding sigma-70 family RNA polymerase sigma factor; translation: MSTSPGGEFESSDEQLLLRARADDRDAIAQLLRRHGPAIREHLEINPKWQSVLEPNDVMQVTYMEAFLQISHFKGDSRSFRSWLRRIAENNLRDAIQSLERDKRPQPGDRVSTSDTDGDLAWLNDLLTGGMASPSWHAMGKELRDILEAEINALPADWSNIIRWIFLEGLGVSEVATRMNKSPGAVHLMRIRAVSRLRERLGSDSRIMYYR
- a CDS encoding peptidylprolyl isomerase; amino-acid sequence: MKRFHWLFLLTCATGSLGMTGGTCDSSANLRLIDALRGPPAIIASSPREDAAERTFEVDLRSYPDAFEISWEFGDGSAKRGLDRERGKRISHVYSASGTFTVTVRLYSLADVIGQRPAELIATGALPVTVLSPNQLPVPTFSVQEVTPAEPALGITRRFDASRSRDPDGSIVEYRWDFGDGGQAIGSDVEYAFERAGLYTVRLTVKDDRGGRAFTERTLFLNGVPEARFRFEIDDVNPLLVRFNASRSTDPDGEIVRYDWDFGDGVKSPDGGLQVSHTFAAPGEYFVRLDVFDDQGQSDFVFVQVVVTSDEIALTSISERYGEVGTNLNGLRLMGANFAEGATARLQRGATRIDATNVTRDSSQQLTVDFDLSRATLGDYDVIVENPDTGTASLSGEFRVVTANLVRLTTSLGDIVFELVDDAPVTTSNFLQYVTDGFYDGTIFHRVVPDFVVQGGGFLPGLVRPEGRRPPIVNEFSPTRSNLRATVAMAKVGGDPNSATSEFFVNLKDNSQNLDNQNGGFTVFARVIEGMDVVDDIAAVPLNGEQPVQDVLLIRAERE
- a CDS encoding PilZ domain-containing protein, with protein sequence MTHVTAPVESDSQTAVLNWAVEKQVEANISFAMEGRWVSLRSVFRRFDAGNGIIQVVIEEDAPESGENRFPGTGEQVGVSFRRGHKKCLFLTHVVTAQPEKNADGRTNVGVVLRLPSQVRAIQRRAYQRVIVPENTFVAAKIWEGGVPTEGAVAWPVCSGRVANISMGGVLIETRADQNPRLSSGEVVGVEITTRPGESLLLDGMYRHCVMDGQRRLGLGFHFAGIEHELPGRATIQQLSDFVARVRAMR
- a CDS encoding PilZ domain-containing protein, giving the protein MRHAIKLDQDATAQALESAVRQQVPVILESPEFRGATINGFVIAGDSQAILMKVTGRPAIDLRRVIDTHCDGQIYGERRFMFRTRITSSPRWGETQTLAFERPCELVVMERRRFFRASLAPSSKVSLSWTRNGRTHQYQAALLNISADGIACRVEDAVAMNVDRHERLMTSFELPGIDRIELPATVSNMMPGSEGCTLLGLQFVCSEKDARKIANLRRALGADGIGTAEFIAKA
- the hflX gene encoding GTPase HflX, producing MKEVKRISNGVAAEKAVLVGLILPDQDRGVTRYDPLSELAALASAAGAEIVGRMVQRRPTVCPATCIGSGKAAELALYAADKSADIIIFDNDLAPSQIREIEKIAKRRVIDRTELILDIFASRARTHAARLQVELAQLEYTAPRLRGMWTHLERIAGAGGGQGAGAVGGIGTRGPGERQIEIDRRLVQKRVTFLREQLQQIDNRKLREVRSRSDHFTVSLVGYTNAGKSTLMNALTGANTLVEDKLFATLDTKTRRWDLGGGQSSLLSDTVGFVRNLPHHLVASFRATLEEAIHSDLLLHVIDASSHDAAGQVRAVEHVLVELGCSDIPRINVLNKVDALQDDSSIHLLRNELDDAIEISAQTGQGIPRLSERVIELMRHRYARVQIETSSSNGRLLAYVSQYGHILHTSYSDEMMLLDVRLPTQEIPRVVNLGGRVVS